A region from the Vicia villosa cultivar HV-30 ecotype Madison, WI linkage group LG3, Vvil1.0, whole genome shotgun sequence genome encodes:
- the LOC131658915 gene encoding uncharacterized protein LOC131658915 codes for MVAGRNDDAIAEALRMLAGSIGQIPQANAGNRNGDDDEYCALGRFQRNNPPVFEGEHEPDKAQAWLKAIEKIFRVMNCTDAQRVHFGTHMLEKEAEDWWNNTLQRFEEDGIEVTWDLFRDVFLENYFPEDCRGKKEVEFLELKQGNGTVAVYAAKFQELIKYCPHYNTANAKRSKCLKFGHKAAECKKEVTTCFKCGKYGHIATNCRGCSNVTCFNCGEKGHVSTKCDKPKKEQAKGKVFALSGAGATTDERLIQGLGGVLTQKGQVIAYA; via the exons ATGGTTGCAGGCaggaatgatgatgctattgctgagGCGTTGAGGATGTTGGCTGGCTCCATTGGTCAGATTCCTCAAGCGAATGCTGGTAACCgaaatggagatgatgatgagtaCTGTGCTTTAGGCagattccagaggaacaatcctcctgttTTTGAAGGTGAACATGAACctgataaagctcaagcttggctgaaggcgattgagaagatcttCAGAGTTATGAACTGTACTGATGCTCAGAGAGTGCATTTTGGTACTCAtatgctggaaaaggaagctgaagATTGGTGGAACAACACTCTTCAAAGGTTTGAAGAAGATGGCATTGAGGTTACTTGGGATCTTTTTCGTGATGTCTTCTTGGAGAACTATTTTCCTGAAGATTGTCGTGGgaagaaagaggtggagttccttgagttgaagcaaggaaatggtaccgTTGCTGTTTATGCTGCTAAGTTTCaggagcttatcaagtattgcCCCCACTATAATACTGCTAATGCCAAGAGATCTaaatgtttgaagttt GGTCATAAAGCTGCTGAGTGCAAGAAAGAGGTtactacttgtttcaagtgtggcaagtatGGTCACATAGCTACTAATTGTAGAGGTTGTTCGAatgtgacttgtttcaactgtggagagAAAGGCCACGTTAGTACAAAATGtgacaagccaaagaaggagcaagcaaAAGGAAAAGTGTTCGCATTGTCTGGTGCAGGAGCCACTACTGATGAGAGGCTAATtcaag GATTGGGAGGTGTTCTAACGCAAAAGGGACAAGTTATAGCTTATGCTTAA